The window TGTCTTTTCCTCGGTATAATCCTCGACGGCGCGCTTGCCGAGTTCGCGTCCGAGACCGGACTGCTTGTAGCCGCCGAAAGGCAGTTCGGGGTAACCTTCCATGAACGTATTCACCCAAACCGTCCCCGAACGCACACCCCGCGCCACCGACATGCAGGTATCGATGCTGGCGCTCCATACCCCTGCGGATAAACCATAGGGCGTGTTGTTGGCGATGTGCAATGCCTTTTCAATCGTTTCAAAAGTGAGCACGGACAGCACCGGCCCGAACACTTCCTCGCGGGCGATGGCCATCTCCTCGGTGACGCCGCGCACGATGGTCGGATCGAGATACTGGCCGGCGTTGGAGGTCAGTTGGCCACCGCCGCTGTAGACGCTGCCGCCGTCCGTTTTTGCGGCATTCACATAGCCGGCTACCTTTGCCAAATGATCCGCGGAGATCATGGCGCCGACCTTGGTGTGGTCGTCCAACGGATCGCCGACCTTGACCTTGTCGGCCAGCGCCTTGACGGCAGCGAGAAAGTCGTCGGCGATCGCCTCGTGCACGATTAGCCGGCTGCCGGCATTGCAACATTCGCCGGCGTTGAAGAAGCCGCCGAACACCGCGGCGTCCGCCGCAGCTTCGAGGTCGGCATCAGGGAAGACGATCTGGCCGTTCTTGCCGCCGAGCTCCATCGAGACCTTCTTCAAGGAATTCGAGGCTGCCGCCATGGTCATCTTGCCGACGCGGGTGGAGCCGGTGAAGGACACCATCTCGACCAGCGGGTGACTGACCATCGGCGCGCCGACATCGGCACCGAGGCCTGCCAGGATGTTGACGACGCCGGCAGGAACGCCGGCTTCCAGCAGGATGTCGCCGAGCACGAAGGTCGAGGCCGAGGTCATCTCGCTCGGCTTGACGACCGCCGTGCAGCCGGCGGCGAGCGCGAAGGGCAGTTTCTGGCTGACGATCAGGAATGGGAAATTCCACGGCGTTATGATCGAGACGACGCCGATCGGTTCGCGCAGTACGACGCCCAGCATGGCATCGCCGAGATTGGCGTAGCTCTCGCCATGCAGCGTGCGGGCGAGCGCTGCGGCATAGCGCCAGATGTCGACGGCACCGACG is drawn from Mesorhizobium sp. B1-1-8 and contains these coding sequences:
- a CDS encoding aldehyde dehydrogenase family protein, whose protein sequence is MNAPLKISMPAEASKAPKTYQLLIDGKHVDARDGRTIERSSPGHGFAVSRYAQAGAAEVEAAVQAAHKAFETGPWPRMKASERAAVLLKAADLIETRLEEIARLDALESGKPIAQARGEIVGAVDIWRYAAALARTLHGESYANLGDAMLGVVLREPIGVVSIITPWNFPFLIVSQKLPFALAAGCTAVVKPSEMTSASTFVLGDILLEAGVPAGVVNILAGLGADVGAPMVSHPLVEMVSFTGSTRVGKMTMAAASNSLKKVSMELGGKNGQIVFPDADLEAAADAAVFGGFFNAGECCNAGSRLIVHEAIADDFLAAVKALADKVKVGDPLDDHTKVGAMISADHLAKVAGYVNAAKTDGGSVYSGGGQLTSNAGQYLDPTIVRGVTEEMAIAREEVFGPVLSVLTFETIEKALHIANNTPYGLSAGVWSASIDTCMSVARGVRSGTVWVNTFMEGYPELPFGGYKQSGLGRELGKRAVEDYTEEKTIQFHRGQRTGWWVG